In the Cytophagia bacterium CHB2 genome, CGCACGCGGCATCATGTACGCGTCACAAATCTCAATCGGCGAAGAAAACGGGTTGCGCATTCGCGTGTACGGCACGCAGGCAGCTTTGGAATGGCGCCAGGAAGATCCCAACTACCTGCACGTTCGCTTTGGAGACAAGCCGGAGCAAATCTATAAGCATGGCAACAGCTATCTCGCGCCGATTGCGGTGCACAACTCCCGCCTGCCGTTCGGGCATCCGGAAGCCTTCATTGAGGCGTTTGCCAACATTTATCGCAACGCGGGCCGCACGATTGCCGCGAAAATTGCGGGCGAGAAGCCGGGCGAGTTCGATACCGATTTCCCCACCGTCCAAGACGGCGCGCGCGGTGTGCATTTCATTCATGCGGTAGTAAAAAGCAGCAAGCAACGCGGCTGGCTGAAGGCGCGTTATACGCAAACAGAATGAAGCGGAATTTCTGATCCTGCCAATTGGTGAAATGTATGTTTGAGATAAAAACTATAGGCCTATTCATTCTTACCGCCATCGCGGAGATTATTGGGTGTTATCTTCCCTATCTTTGGCTGCGTGAAGGCAAGTCGGTTTGGTTGTTGGCGCCGGCGGCTGTCAGCTTGGCTTTGTTTGCGTGGCTGCTTTCGCTTCACCCGACAGCCGCAGGCAGGGTATATGCAGCTTATGGCGGTGTGTATATTTCAGCAGCAATCGCCTGGTTGTGGGTTGTTAATGGCATAAAACCGACGACGTGGGATATTGTCGGTTCTGTTGTTGCGTTGATCGGCATGGCAATTATTATGTTTTCACCCAGGCCGTCTTGAATTTTTTCGAATACCGTTTGCGCATAAGGCTTCTTCCCAGCGCCGCCCGAGGAGCTTCAGATTTCAGCTTGCCTGAAACCTGGCATAGCTCTCTAACCCGAATCGGAATCAAAATTTTCGGACGCAAATCAAAGCAGATTCACTCAGATCTTTATCTGCGTGATCTGTTGAATCCGTGCCCAACATATTTGCCTTAAAATCAAAAATTCACTTTCAATAGACTGAATTTCGAATGACTCAAACCGAGGAGGCAACCTGTCATGCAAGATCAACCTGAAAAATCTCCCTCTCAAAAAACAACGCTCTCACGCCGCGAATTTCTGGGAACCTCGGCGCTCGCGGCTGCCGCTTTCACCATTGTGCCGCGTCACGTGTTGGGCGGACCGGGTTACGTCGCGCCCAGCGACAAGCTCAACATTGCCTGCGTCGGCGTGGGCGGCAAGGGCCGCAGCGACATCGCAAGCTGCGGCACGGAAAACATCGTCGCACTCTGTGATGTTGATGACGAACATATCGTGGAAACCATCAAGAACGCGCATGCCGATACCGGCAATGCAGCTTACGCCGAGATGCTGGGCCGCGCCACGCGCTATCGCGATTTTCGCGTCATGCTCAAAACCGAACCGGGCATCGACGCCG is a window encoding:
- a CDS encoding YnfA family protein gives rise to the protein MFEIKTIGLFILTAIAEIIGCYLPYLWLREGKSVWLLAPAAVSLALFAWLLSLHPTAAGRVYAAYGGVYISAAIAWLWVVNGIKPTTWDIVGSVVALIGMAIIMFSPRPS